From the genome of Acidobacteriota bacterium:
CTCATGGTGAAAGCGGCATCCTGACCGCTGGGGGAACCAGAGCCATTGTCAAGCTGTGGAAAAAAGACGGATCGTCGAGGACTCTTTGGGAGAAGGACTTTGGCGGCAAGTTCAGCCGCATGCGCGACCTCGAGGTGGCCGATGTCACCGGTGATGGCATCAAAGATATCGTCGTCGCGACGCATGACCAGGGCGTGGTCGCCATGCTCGTAGGCGATGCGAGCGGCAACTTCACCGTCACCGAGCTCGACGCCGAGCCCAACACCTTCGTCCACGAGGTCGAGGTGGGCGACCTGAACAGCGATGGCGTGCCCGAGATCTACGCCACTCCGAGTCTTCCCAACAAGCTCGATGGATCCCCTCAGCCCGGGTTTGTCACCCGATACGTCCCGGGTGCCGACGAGGGGCGCGTCCTGGTGGCCGATCTCGGGGATCGCCACGCGAAGGAGATCCTGGTCGACGACGTCGACGGCGACGGCATCGACGAGCTCTACGTCTCGGTCGAAGCGGTCGCCGGAGGCAGAGTCGAGATCCTGCGTTTCGACGCCGACACCGACCCCGCCGAGGGCATGCTCATCGCCAGCCTCGATGACAATCTCACACGCTTCCTGACCGCGGGCGACGTCGACGGCGACGGCGTCAAGGAGATGGTGGCGGCGGCCAACAAGAGCGGCCTTTGGCTGCTCCGCCCCGGAAACGATCCGCGCGCCGAGTGGTCGATCGAGTCGATCGATCGCAACTCCGGAGGATTCGAGCATGCTTCGATTCTGACCGATCTCGACGGTGACGGCGTCGACGAGCTTTACGTCGCCAACGACGACGACGGCGAAATCAACCGTTATGTGTGGGTCGAAGGCGAGCCGCAGCGCGAGCTGCTCTACACCCACCCGGAGGGTCTGTCGGGATTCACCTGGAACATCATGCCGGCGCCGGTTGCGTTGATCCCCGGTTCGTAATCTTGTTCCCTGGGGTTCACAACCCAGGCTCAACGTCTGTCACCCCCCACGGGGATTTCGTGGT
Proteins encoded in this window:
- a CDS encoding VCBS repeat-containing protein, with the translated sequence MRRFAILMVLPLIAVFAGCANEPTAEPMDNGLLLSLAVLESGPSGPIPQPARLGIITHDGDAWSYRFIEDEESNVFHKAMVFSPTHGESGILTAGGTRAIVKLWKKDGSSRTLWEKDFGGKFSRMRDLEVADVTGDGIKDIVVATHDQGVVAMLVGDASGNFTVTELDAEPNTFVHEVEVGDLNSDGVPEIYATPSLPNKLDGSPQPGFVTRYVPGADEGRVLVADLGDRHAKEILVDDVDGDGIDELYVSVEAVAGGRVEILRFDADTDPAEGMLIASLDDNLTRFLTAGDVDGDGVKEMVAAANKSGLWLLRPGNDPRAEWSIESIDRNSGGFEHASILTDLDGDGVDELYVANDDDGEINRYVWVEGEPQRELLYTHPEGLSGFTWNIMPAPVALIPGS